A single Methylobacterium sp. 17Sr1-1 DNA region contains:
- a CDS encoding cation diffusion facilitator family transporter has product MGQQHDHAHEHGDHDHHGHDHGHGHHHGAGHHHGAGHSHGPGHVHAPANFGRAFAIGIALNTGFVLIEGAYGFLTDSVALLADAGHNLSDVLGLVVAWAAATLGQRQPTARFTYGLRSSSILAALFNAVFLLVAVGAIAWEAVQRFHEPAPVPGLTVTIVALIGIAVNGVTAWLFASGAKGDLNVRGAYLHMLADAAVSAGVVVAGLVIMGTGWTWIDPLTSLVIVAVIVAGTWGLLRDSVVLSLNAVPPGIDPAAVRRCLAERPGVAEVHDLHVWPMSTTETALTAHLVMPEGHPGNAFLHDCAAVLKSRFGIAHVTLQVELAGGPACALAPDHVV; this is encoded by the coding sequence ATGGGCCAGCAGCACGATCACGCGCACGAGCATGGCGATCACGACCATCACGGCCACGACCACGGGCACGGTCATCACCACGGCGCGGGTCACCATCATGGCGCGGGCCATAGCCATGGCCCGGGCCACGTCCACGCCCCGGCGAATTTCGGCCGCGCCTTCGCGATCGGGATCGCGCTCAACACCGGCTTCGTGCTGATCGAGGGCGCCTACGGATTCCTGACCGATTCGGTGGCGCTGCTGGCCGATGCCGGCCACAACCTCTCGGACGTGCTCGGCCTCGTCGTCGCCTGGGCGGCGGCGACGCTCGGGCAGCGCCAGCCGACGGCGCGGTTCACCTACGGCCTGCGCTCGTCCTCGATCCTGGCCGCCCTGTTCAACGCGGTCTTCCTGCTGGTCGCGGTCGGGGCCATCGCGTGGGAGGCGGTGCAACGCTTCCACGAACCCGCCCCCGTCCCGGGCCTCACCGTGACGATCGTGGCGCTGATCGGCATCGCGGTGAACGGCGTCACCGCCTGGCTGTTCGCCTCGGGAGCCAAGGGCGACCTCAACGTGCGCGGCGCCTACCTGCACATGCTGGCCGACGCCGCGGTCTCGGCCGGTGTCGTGGTGGCGGGCCTCGTCATCATGGGAACCGGCTGGACCTGGATCGACCCTCTGACCAGCCTCGTCATCGTGGCGGTGATCGTCGCCGGCACCTGGGGGCTCCTGCGCGACAGCGTCGTGCTGTCGCTGAACGCCGTGCCGCCCGGCATCGACCCGGCGGCGGTGCGCCGCTGCCTCGCCGAGCGGCCGGGCGTCGCGGAGGTCCACGACCTCCACGTCTGGCCGATGAGCACCACCGAGACCGCGCTCACCGCCCATCTGGTGATGCCCGAGGGCCATCCCGGCAACGCCTTCCTGCACGACTGCGCTGCGGTCCTGAAGAGCCGCTTCGGCATCGCCCACGTGACGCTGCAGGTCGAGCTGGCGGGGGGACCGGCCTGTGCGCTGGCGCCGGACCACGTGGTCTGA
- a CDS encoding elongation factor G — translation MAAQHRCIAIVGPFQSGKTALLEAILHRTGAIDRPGRAGSRIGDTSPEARSHGMSVEPAFATTRFLGEAFTFVDCPGSIEFAHDLRAVLPPCDAAIVVCEADERKLPALELTLRELEAAGIPRLLFINKAETAPGSLRDALALLQPASRVPLLMRQIPLIEGEAAVGFIDLALERAFIWREQAQSEVVALPDGELPREKAERYTMLERLADHDDALMEDLIAEVEPQADRVFADLARELREGRAVSVLFGSAEHGHGVTRLLKALRHEAPGLPETRVRLGIDGEGAPLVQVMKTLHTGFGGKLSVGRVLRAAIREGEAVTGSGGGSARVAGLSQLAGAAGHRVPEAHEGEVVGLAKLDPVSTAETLATGSEVPGALVSLPAPEPVHAVALRVRDRKDDVRLSAALTKLADEDPALIVEHRAELGDLRLSGQGEMHLRVAVERLASRFGIGVETERARIAYRETVRGPAEARARHKKQTGGHGQFADVALAVRPLPRGEGFSFEDEVVGGAVPRQYIASVEAGARAFTARGPLGFPVVDIAVTLKDGAAHAVDSSDAAFQAATRLALEDALAKAGPVLLEPILAVSMAVPSGATAKATGLVTARRGQILGFDARPGWSGWDVVEALIPESEMTDLIVELRSATAGVGTFTTRFDHRAELTGRAAEAVLARQPVRKAG, via the coding sequence GTGGCTGCGCAGCACAGGTGCATCGCGATCGTCGGTCCGTTCCAGAGCGGCAAGACCGCCCTGCTCGAGGCCATCCTCCATCGCACCGGCGCGATCGACCGGCCCGGGCGCGCCGGCTCCCGGATCGGCGACACCTCGCCCGAGGCGCGGAGCCACGGCATGAGCGTGGAGCCGGCCTTCGCCACGACGCGCTTCCTCGGCGAGGCGTTCACCTTCGTCGATTGTCCCGGCTCGATCGAGTTCGCGCACGACCTGCGGGCGGTGCTGCCTCCTTGCGACGCCGCGATCGTGGTCTGCGAGGCCGACGAGCGCAAGCTGCCGGCGCTGGAGCTGACCCTGCGCGAGCTCGAGGCCGCCGGCATCCCGCGCCTCCTCTTCATCAACAAGGCCGAGACCGCGCCGGGCTCCCTGCGCGACGCGCTCGCGCTGCTGCAACCCGCCTCGCGGGTGCCGCTGCTGATGCGCCAGATCCCCCTGATCGAGGGCGAGGCGGCGGTCGGCTTCATCGATCTCGCTCTGGAGCGCGCCTTCATCTGGCGCGAGCAGGCGCAAAGCGAGGTGGTGGCCCTGCCCGACGGCGAGCTGCCGCGGGAGAAGGCCGAGCGCTACACGATGCTGGAGCGCCTCGCCGACCACGACGACGCCCTGATGGAGGACCTGATCGCGGAGGTCGAGCCGCAGGCCGACCGGGTCTTTGCCGACCTTGCCCGCGAGCTGCGCGAGGGCCGGGCGGTGTCGGTGCTGTTCGGTTCGGCCGAGCACGGCCACGGCGTCACCCGCCTGCTGAAGGCGCTCCGGCACGAGGCGCCGGGCCTGCCCGAGACCCGCGTGCGCCTCGGGATCGACGGGGAGGGGGCGCCGCTCGTCCAGGTGATGAAGACGCTCCATACCGGCTTCGGCGGCAAGCTCTCGGTCGGCCGCGTGCTGCGGGCGGCGATCCGCGAGGGCGAGGCGGTGACGGGCTCGGGCGGCGGCTCCGCCCGGGTGGCGGGGCTGAGCCAGCTCGCGGGCGCCGCCGGCCACCGGGTGCCGGAAGCTCACGAGGGTGAGGTCGTGGGCCTCGCCAAGCTCGATCCGGTCTCCACCGCCGAGACCTTGGCGACCGGCTCCGAGGTGCCCGGGGCCTTGGTGAGCCTGCCGGCGCCCGAGCCGGTCCACGCCGTGGCCCTGCGGGTGCGCGACCGCAAGGACGACGTGCGCCTCTCGGCGGCGCTGACGAAGCTCGCCGACGAGGATCCGGCGCTGATCGTCGAGCACCGGGCCGAGCTCGGCGACCTGCGCCTGTCCGGCCAGGGCGAGATGCACCTGCGGGTCGCGGTGGAGCGGCTGGCCTCGCGCTTCGGCATCGGGGTCGAGACCGAGCGGGCCCGGATCGCCTATCGCGAGACGGTCCGCGGCCCGGCCGAGGCGCGGGCGCGGCACAAGAAGCAGACCGGCGGCCACGGCCAGTTCGCCGACGTGGCTTTGGCGGTGCGGCCGCTGCCGCGGGGCGAGGGGTTCTCGTTCGAGGACGAGGTGGTGGGCGGCGCGGTGCCGCGCCAGTACATCGCCTCCGTCGAGGCCGGCGCCCGGGCCTTCACCGCCAGGGGACCGCTCGGCTTCCCCGTCGTCGACATCGCGGTGACGCTCAAGGACGGGGCGGCGCACGCCGTCGATTCCTCGGACGCCGCCTTCCAGGCCGCGACGCGGCTGGCGCTCGAGGACGCGCTCGCCAAGGCCGGCCCGGTGCTGCTGGAGCCGATCCTCGCGGTGTCGATGGCGGTGCCGAGCGGCGCCACCGCGAAGGCGACCGGCCTCGTCACCGCCCGCCGCGGCCAGATCCTGGGCTTCGACGCGCGGCCCGGCTGGTCCGGCTGGGACGTGGTCGAGGCCTTGATCCCGGAATCCGAGATGACCGACCTCATCGTCGAGCTGCGCTCGGCCACCGCCGGCGTCGGCACCTTCACCACCCGCTTCGACCACCGGGCGGAGCTGACGGGGCGTGCGGCGGAGGCGGTGCTGGCGCGCCAGCCGGTGCGCAAGGCGGGGTGA
- a CDS encoding MaoC family dehydratase N-terminal domain-containing protein: MPEIDVDHLRGWIGRTREVEDFVTPRLVAEYRATLGPHLAPVAEGEAPLALHWCLAPETPAADALGPDGHAAKGGFLPPVPLPRRMWAGGEVETLAPLRIGDRVVRRETVSDVAVKRGRTGTLCFVTVRHEYLTERGPAIRDRQDIVYREASRPGDAAPAPKPVPAEDEAAWSVEADSVLLFRYSAMTFNGHRFHYDHPYATQVEGYAGLVVHGPMQASLLLNLAASRLGRVPARFRYRGVAPMIAGSRFAVAGRPEGDEFRGWTAVGGAVHMEAEAVLEAEAVLEAEAG, translated from the coding sequence ATGCCCGAGATCGACGTCGACCACCTGCGCGGCTGGATCGGCCGCACCCGGGAGGTCGAGGACTTCGTGACGCCGCGCCTCGTCGCCGAGTACCGGGCGACGCTCGGCCCTCACCTCGCCCCGGTGGCGGAGGGCGAGGCGCCGCTGGCCCTGCACTGGTGCCTCGCCCCCGAGACGCCGGCGGCCGACGCGCTCGGGCCGGACGGCCACGCGGCGAAGGGCGGGTTCCTGCCCCCGGTGCCGCTGCCGCGGCGGATGTGGGCCGGCGGCGAGGTCGAGACGCTGGCGCCCTTGCGCATCGGCGACCGGGTGGTGCGGCGCGAGACCGTGTCGGACGTGGCGGTGAAGCGCGGTCGCACCGGCACGCTCTGCTTCGTCACCGTGCGGCACGAATACCTGACCGAGCGGGGCCCGGCGATCCGCGACCGGCAGGACATCGTCTACCGCGAGGCCAGCCGGCCGGGCGACGCCGCACCGGCGCCGAAACCCGTGCCCGCCGAGGACGAGGCGGCGTGGTCGGTCGAGGCCGATTCCGTGCTGCTGTTCCGGTACTCGGCGATGACCTTCAACGGCCACCGCTTCCACTACGACCACCCCTATGCCACGCAGGTCGAGGGCTATGCCGGCCTCGTCGTGCACGGGCCGATGCAGGCGAGCCTGCTCCTCAACCTCGCCGCCAGCCGCCTCGGCCGGGTGCCGGCGCGCTTCCGCTACCGCGGCGTCGCGCCAATGATCGCGGGATCCCGCTTCGCGGTGGCGGGCCGGCCGGAGGGCGATGAGTTCCGCGGCTGGACGGCGGTCGGCGGGGCGGTCCACATGGAGGCGGAGGCCGTCTTGGAGGCTGAGGCCGTCTTGGAGGCGGAGGCAGGTTAG
- a CDS encoding TRAP transporter substrate-binding protein, producing the protein MPTPSRPAQGLTRRALAAGAALLLLSGAALAQAPIVIKFSHVVAPDTPKGRGADRFKELAEKYTNGKVKVEVYPNSQLFKDKEEVEALQLGAVQMLAPSLAKFGPLGAKEFEVFDLPYILPDKAALRRVTDGALGKRLFDKLQSKGITGLAYWDNGFKVMSANKPLKMPADFRGLKMRIQSSKVLEAQFRALGAIPQVMAFSEVYQGMQTGVVDGSENTPSNMFTQKHHEVQKFITLSDHGYIGYAVITNKKFWDGLPADIRTELDKAMKEATAYANEVADKDNADALEEMKKSGKTTFITLNADEKAAWKAALEPVTADMAKRVGKDVIEEFQKEAKGGTQ; encoded by the coding sequence ATGCCGACTCCGTCCCGCCCCGCTCAGGGACTCACCCGTCGCGCCCTCGCGGCCGGCGCCGCCCTGCTCCTCCTGTCGGGCGCCGCCCTCGCCCAGGCGCCGATCGTGATCAAGTTCAGCCACGTCGTCGCGCCCGACACGCCGAAGGGCCGCGGCGCCGACCGGTTCAAGGAGCTGGCGGAAAAGTACACCAACGGCAAGGTGAAGGTGGAGGTCTACCCGAACTCGCAGCTGTTCAAGGACAAGGAAGAGGTCGAGGCGCTGCAGCTCGGCGCGGTGCAGATGCTGGCGCCGTCGCTGGCGAAGTTCGGGCCGCTCGGCGCCAAGGAGTTCGAGGTCTTCGACCTGCCCTATATCCTGCCCGACAAGGCGGCCCTGCGCCGGGTCACCGACGGGGCGCTCGGCAAGCGGCTGTTCGACAAGCTCCAGTCGAAGGGCATCACCGGGCTCGCCTACTGGGACAACGGCTTCAAGGTGATGAGCGCCAACAAGCCGCTGAAGATGCCGGCGGACTTCCGCGGCCTGAAGATGCGGATCCAGTCCTCGAAGGTGCTGGAGGCGCAGTTCCGCGCGCTCGGCGCGATCCCGCAGGTGATGGCCTTCTCGGAGGTCTACCAGGGCATGCAGACCGGCGTGGTCGACGGCTCGGAGAACACGCCCTCGAACATGTTCACCCAGAAGCACCACGAGGTGCAGAAGTTCATCACCCTGTCCGACCACGGCTATATCGGCTACGCGGTCATCACCAACAAGAAGTTCTGGGACGGCCTGCCGGCGGACATCCGCACCGAGCTCGACAAGGCGATGAAGGAAGCCACGGCCTACGCCAACGAGGTCGCCGACAAGGACAATGCCGACGCGCTGGAGGAGATGAAGAAGTCCGGCAAGACCACCTTCATCACGCTCAACGCCGACGAGAAGGCGGCCTGGAAGGCGGCGCTCGAACCGGTCACCGCCGACATGGCCAAGCGCGTCGGCAAGGACGTGATCGAGGAGTTCCAGAAGGAGGCGAAGGGCGGGACGCAGTAG